The genomic DNA AGCTCCCCGCATCCAGCGTCGATCCAAGAAGTTGAAAGAACGCTCCAAGCCCAATGTCACTGCTCCCTTGAGCAAATCGACCAAGCATATGACACACATTCCTCTTCGCGACATGGAGAGCTGGGTCCACCGTCCCATCAAGATTCGTATGCAAGAAGTTGCCAAGCGGAACGGTCGTGTTGCTCGTCCTATGAACTCCTTCATGCTCTACCGTTCCGCTTATGCAGAGCGCGCCAAGCAGCTTATCACTGAGACCAACCACCAGAAGGTTTCTGAAGCGGCGGGTGAGAGTTGGAAGATTGAGTCGCGTGAGATCCGGGAGAAGTACGAACTTCTGGCCAGCATCGAGAAGAGCAACCACCTCAAAGCTCATCCTGGTTACAAGTTCTCGCCCTCCAAGAAGGACAAGAACCCAGATGAGTCCCGTTCGGAACCGGATCCTGAACAGGGACCCTCCCCCATGTCCAGCCCTTCTTTTGCCCAGAGCGGTCGCGGTATGAGCTGTGGCGTGGAAAATGGCGGTTGGGACAGCCGTGACTTTACTCCCTTTGACCAAGACCATGGTCTTCCCTCCGCAAGCTATCTGAGCTCATCCTGGCAAACGGGCCACCCTGGCAGGCCTTTTACGGGAATAAACGAGGCGGCCCATCACTACATCCCATCGTCCGTCCCTGCGGGTGTCGTGAACCTGCAGGAATTGCAGTACTCGTCGTCGACGGCCCTGGCTGGACTGCCTGGTGGCACTCACCATGACCTTCTTCAACCTCAAAACTCCATCCCGACCCCGGGTTCGTTCACCGATGGTCAGTTGGACCCCCAGCTGCTAAAGCGTGACACGGCCAGTCCGGCTCAGGTCTACCATCATAATGGTGTCTATCACCCCATGTGGCAGGAAGGACCCGCCTATCTGCCTGCAACGACCTCCATGCCGCCAAATGCAGTGCCCTACTCTGTCGCCGGTTACCAGCCGAGCATGCAAACCTTGTTGGACAACCGGGAATCCTGGGAATCTAGTCAAGAGACCAATGTCGACGGGCCCAATGGTGGCGACTTTGACCATTGGATTAATCCTCATCCTACTGGGTACTGATTGTTCATGAGATTTAATTTTCACCCTCTCATGCCCACTATGATGACGATAATGATGACGACAGTGACGAGCTGGAGAGTTTTTCACCCACGTTATTTACTTCCATCTTCCTTTcgtttttccttttgtttcttttggGTCTATCTTTTTACATTTAGAGAGGCCGGAGTTCTTGCGGCGCAATAGATTTAGGATTGGGTGGTACTTGTTTGATGATCATCAATTATATTCCCTGTGTGCTTGGCTGTTGGACTGAAGAATATCCCTTATCTCTTGTTGGGCGGTGGTCTCTACATTGTGATTATTGTATGTAATAAAGGACATAGACTGGTGGCTTCATTGCATTTACGCTTATCTATATCCAACTTCTTCAGTATCCTGTAACACTCCGTAGTTCAAGTCTATGACATCGGGAGAGATCGGCGGATCGGCAAATCTGACTAAGGCACGAATGCACCCATCGCGATCGCGACAAGACAAAGACCCATCTTCTTCGTGACAAATCAGGCACAAAAAAAAGATTCATCCTTTCTTATAACCATATCATGTACGGCGAACTCGGTAACAAACTGGTATGCCCCATCAATGCCTCGATTCCGCTATCTAATTACTGACTGCCAAAGGTCCAACATGCCAAACGCACCCAATCCCTTGCCCACCTCCCACCCTACCAAACTGAAATGGTTCGCGCCGTAGCCCGCGAAGTACGCGATCTCGACCGCGATGTAACACATCTCCTCACCCCCTTCGAAGGCTCCTTCAACCCCTCCGCCCAACCGGCCGTCGCCTGCGCCCTCCTCGTCGACCACCTCTGCATGCGCCGAAACAAACGCTGTCTGTTAGCCTACCACCGCGTTCGTACAGAAAAGCTAGAAGAATTATGCTGGAAGGGCGTGGATCTGCTAGAACAGCAACTTCCGGAAGATTCATTACAACAACAAGGACAGCAGGAGTCAGGCCTTGGGCAGG from Aspergillus chevalieri M1 DNA, chromosome 1, nearly complete sequence includes the following:
- a CDS encoding HMG-box domain-containing protein (COG:B;~EggNog:ENOG410PQ5M;~InterPro:IPR009071,IPR036910;~PFAM:PF00505); the encoded protein is MSHSYEHPDSTVKMAYDSDTQPLIAGHPGLINTPPPTADESVVPGSLESTSRWSVPKSSSAKPRVSRAPRIQRRSKKLKERSKPNVTAPLSKSTKHMTHIPLRDMESWVHRPIKIRMQEVAKRNGRVARPMNSFMLYRSAYAERAKQLITETNHQKVSEAAGESWKIESREIREKYELLASIEKSNHLKAHPGYKFSPSKKDKNPDESRSEPDPEQGPSPMSSPSFAQSGRGMSCGVENGGWDSRDFTPFDQDHGLPSASYLSSSWQTGHPGRPFTGINEAAHHYIPSSVPAGVVNLQELQYSSSTALAGLPGGTHHDLLQPQNSIPTPGSFTDGQLDPQLLKRDTASPAQVYHHNGVYHPMWQEGPAYLPATTSMPPNAVPYSVAGYQPSMQTLLDNRESWESSQETNVDGPNGGDFDHWINPHPTGY
- the PSF1 gene encoding DNA replication protein PSF1 (BUSCO:EOG092648K5;~COG:L;~EggNog:ENOG410PJ86;~InterPro:IPR036224,IPR021151,IPR005339;~PFAM:PF05916;~go_component: GO:0000811 - GINS complex [Evidence IEA];~go_process: GO:0006260 - DNA replication [Evidence IEA]); this translates as MYGELGNKLVQHAKRTQSLAHLPPYQTEMVRAVAREVRDLDRDVTHLLTPFEGSFNPSAQPAVACALLVDHLCMRRNKRCLLAYHRVRTEKLEELCWKGVDLLEQQLPEDSLQQQGQQESGLGQVGNHSSLSPEEEEYFRLYGDMLAAYKGQWTDVDLTGSLEPPQDLFIDVRVLKDAGEIQTEYGVINLTKNSQLYVRQGDVERLIAQGFLERLN